TTGAATTTGTACTCAATCACCTTCTTGATGCCGTTCTCGTCGGGTCCGATCACCTCCTTCGGCGGCAGAAGAAAGTCCAGATCTCCGTCCTCCTCATCTAGCTCTCCCCACCGTGGCTTTGCCGGTCGGGCCTCATCAACTGTTCCTGTTCTCATGACCAACGTGCTATTTTGGCTGATTCTAACTGTTATGAAGAAGAGTACGATTCTAGGGTTAGGTTTACGGTTTGATTTGGGTGTTTGGAGTTGAGATTTTATATTTACCGATGCTAATAGGATCCCGGCGGGGTCGGAAGTATTGTGGGCCTGATTATGGGCTTATAGGTGGGCCTATTTTATAAATTTATAAATTGGGCTGATCAATCATTATCATCAGGGAAAATTCTCCTATGTGTACCATTTTAGGCAAAATTTCTTCAAAATATCTACTCTCCGCCCCCCGCCCCCCGCCCCCCCCTTGAACAGCAACCTCATATGTATAGCATACCCATCTGTACCACAGACATACCCATCATCAGAATTATTACTCAACCGTTTCAATCCACCGACAGTGCCCAAGAATGAAATCTTGTCCTAGCTACCACCTCAATGTAGAACCATGAAACATGAATTCTGTGGTCACCTATCATTACGAAGGTGGTTGAGAAGATGAAGCAATCAGTTTCTGACAAGGCTAGGGTTAAGAACCTTTTTTTCGACCCTTAATTTCTCATCACCATGAAAGGAGGAAACTTAATCAGTACGACGTAGCCCTGAAACATTGCTTGGCATATTATAAAAGCAAGAGTTCTAAACCATTTTGGCTCGGCGGAGTTCTAAACCATTTTGGCTCGGCGGCATCTCTCGGACGAAAGGTATATAATTATTAGTACTTATTTCCGGTGTGGAGATATCTTTGCTTTCTAGGGTGTCATTGATTGATGACATGCAACTTCATCTGAAAAAATGGCAGATATATATTCTAGCAGGAATATGGCGGTCAACATCAGACTGATGGAGTCAACAGTGGTGAGGCCAGCGTCGGAGACACCTCGGCAGTCATTGTGGCTCTCGAACATGGACTTGGTGCAGCCCAGCACTCACACTCCTAGTATTTATTTCTACAATAAGCCAAAAGGTGCAGACAAGGTCGACATGGCTGTCCTCAAGGACGCGCTCAGCAAGGCTCTTGTGCCCTTTTACCCTTTGGCCGGCCGCCTGAAGCATAAAATGGACGAGGGCGGCAAGGGTCGACGTCGTCTCGAAATAGATTGCAATGCGGAGGGAGCCTTGTTTGTTGTGGCCGATAGCAGCTCTTGCATAGATGACATGGGCGGTTTTGCACCCACTCCCGAGTTTGGGAGAGGGCTCCTCCCTACCGTTGATTATTCCGGCGGTATATCTTCTTATCTTCTGTTGCTGGTTCAGATCACCTACTTCAAATGCGGTGGAGTGGCTCTTGGTGTACGCCTAGATCATTATTTAGCAGATGGATTTTCTGCTCTTCACTTTATAAATACATGGTCTGATATTGCTCGTGGTGCGGACATTGCAATCCCACCAACCATCGACAGGACATTACTTCGTGCTCGAGATCAACCACGGACTTTACTCGACCACAATCACCACATTGTATACCAACCTCCTAATGACCATGGAACGACTGGGGCAGAAACAGTCGTCTCGGTTTTTACATTTACCAGGGAGCAGCTCAACATCTTGAAAGCTATGTCGACCATGACTAAGGAGGAAGACAATAAGATGAAGTATACGTTATTTGAGGTGTTTGCAGGTCATGTATGGAGATGTGCCTGCAAGGCACGTGAACTAGCTAATGATCAAGAAACCAACTTTTACTTTCCTGTAAACGGAAGGACCAGACTGCAACCCCCACTCCCACCTGGTTACTTTGGTAATGTGATTTTCAGAGCCGCAGCAACAGCCGTAGCAGGTGATCTTATATCAAAACCACTATCGTATGCCGCATGTTGCATTCACAATGCTGTGGTGCGTATGGACGATGACTATCTTCGATCAGCACTCGACTATCTTGAACTTGAGCAACGTCGACATCGGGATCTAACAAGCCTTGCTCATGGGACTCATGTTAGGTGCCCTAATCTTGGGATAACTAGCTGGTTTACGCTGCCCCTCTATGATGCTGACTTTGGATGGGGGCGACCGATTTTCATGGGTCGTGCTTTAGTTCCAAGGGAAGGGAAGGCATACATGATACCAACCGCTACTAATGATGGAAGTTTATCGCTGTGCATCAATCTGGAGTCCCAGCATATGAAATCATTTTCC
The window above is part of the Fragaria vesca subsp. vesca linkage group LG2, FraVesHawaii_1.0, whole genome shotgun sequence genome. Proteins encoded here:
- the LOC101305333 gene encoding shikimate O-hydroxycinnamoyltransferase-like, which produces MAVNIRLMESTVVRPASETPRQSLWLSNMDLVQPSTHTPSIYFYNKPKGADKVDMAVLKDALSKALVPFYPLAGRLKHKMDEGGKGRRRLEIDCNAEGALFVVADSSSCIDDMGGFAPTPEFGRGLLPTVDYSGGISSYLLLLVQITYFKCGGVALGVRLDHYLADGFSALHFINTWSDIARGADIAIPPTIDRTLLRARDQPRTLLDHNHHIVYQPPNDHGTTGAETVVSVFTFTREQLNILKAMSTMTKEEDNKMKYTLFEVFAGHVWRCACKARELANDQETNFYFPVNGRTRLQPPLPPGYFGNVIFRAAATAVAGDLISKPLSYAACCIHNAVVRMDDDYLRSALDYLELEQRRHRDLTSLAHGTHVRCPNLGITSWFTLPLYDADFGWGRPIFMGRALVPREGKAYMIPTATNDGSLSLCINLESQHMKSFSKLVYDI